In a genomic window of Deferribacterota bacterium:
- the rpsL gene encoding 30S ribosomal protein S12, translating into MPTINQLVRKGREKVVEKVKTPALKGCPQKRGVCVRVYTTTPKKPNSALRKVARVRLTNGAEVTAYIPGIGHNLQEHSVVLIRGGRVKDLPGIRYKIVRGSLDAAGVQDRRQSRSKYGVKKPK; encoded by the coding sequence ATGCCAACTATTAACCAGTTGGTTCGAAAAGGAAGAGAGAAGGTTGTTGAAAAGGTTAAGACACCGGCTTTAAAAGGTTGTCCTCAAAAAAGAGGCGTATGTGTTAGGGTTTATACAACAACCCCAAAAAAACCTAATTCAGCGCTAAGGAAGGTTGCGAGGGTTAGGTTAACAAATGGGGCAGAAGTAACTGCTTATATACCTGGTATAGGACATAACTTGCAGGAGCACTCAGTAGTTCTTATAAGAGGTGGCAGAGTAAAGGATTTGCCAGGTATTAGATATAAGATTGTAAGAGGTTCTTTAGATGCAGCTGGTGTCCAGGATAGAAGACAGAGTAGATCAAAATATGGTGTAAAAAAACCTAAATAA